From the genome of Yersinia enterocolitica, one region includes:
- a CDS encoding alpha-D-ribose 1-methylphosphonate 5-triphosphate diphosphatase codes for MILNNINLILEDQVVNGSLEIKNGVIHNYSDRPTQLSAAIDGHHGWLLPGLIELHTDNLDKFFTPRPNVDWPAHSAMSSHDALMVASGITTVLDAVAIGDVRDGGHRLDNLQKMINAVVDSQRAGLNRAEHRIHLRCELPHESTLPLFEELMMQPELSLVSLMDHSPGQRQFASRAKYREYYQGKYHLNDQQMAEFEEEQITLSARWSAPNRTAIADHCSQRGIALASHDDATAEHVAQSQALGSVIAEFPTTEVAARASNQHGLQVLMGAPNIVRGGSHSGNVAAHQLAAIGVLDILSSDYYPASLLDAAFRIAHDATNSFTLPQAVNLVTRNPANALGLQDRGVIAEGKRADLILARAHDSAQSKHVYVQNVWRQGIQVF; via the coding sequence ATGATCCTCAATAACATCAACCTTATTCTTGAAGATCAGGTGGTCAACGGATCGCTCGAAATCAAAAACGGGGTTATCCACAATTACAGTGATCGCCCAACCCAACTCTCTGCCGCCATAGATGGACACCATGGCTGGCTGTTGCCGGGATTGATCGAGCTGCATACCGATAATCTGGACAAGTTTTTTACCCCACGCCCCAACGTTGATTGGCCAGCTCATTCGGCGATGAGCAGCCATGATGCGCTGATGGTTGCCAGTGGGATCACCACCGTGTTGGACGCAGTGGCGATTGGCGATGTGCGCGATGGCGGGCATCGTCTGGATAATCTGCAAAAAATGATTAATGCGGTGGTGGATAGTCAGCGGGCGGGACTGAACCGGGCAGAACACCGGATTCATTTACGTTGTGAATTACCTCATGAAAGTACTCTACCGCTGTTTGAAGAACTGATGATGCAGCCTGAACTGTCATTGGTATCGCTGATGGATCACTCACCAGGCCAGCGTCAATTCGCCTCCCGGGCAAAATATCGTGAGTATTATCAGGGCAAATACCATCTTAATGATCAACAAATGGCAGAGTTTGAGGAAGAGCAAATCACCCTGTCAGCGCGCTGGTCAGCGCCGAATCGAACAGCGATCGCCGATCACTGCTCTCAGCGGGGCATTGCCCTCGCCAGTCACGATGATGCCACGGCGGAACATGTGGCACAATCACAAGCACTGGGCAGTGTGATTGCTGAATTTCCCACCACGGAGGTGGCGGCCAGAGCGTCAAATCAGCATGGTTTACAAGTATTGATGGGCGCGCCAAATATCGTCCGTGGCGGCTCCCATTCAGGCAATGTTGCAGCACACCAACTGGCCGCTATTGGAGTACTGGATATTTTATCGTCTGACTATTACCCAGCCAGCTTGCTGGATGCGGCCTTTCGTATCGCACACGATGCAACCAATAGCTTCACCTTACCGCAAGCGGTTAATTTGGTAACACGTAATCCTGCCAACGCCTTGGGACTACAGGATCGTGGTGTTATTGCCGAAGGTAAACGGGCTGATTTGATACTGGCACGCGCTCATGACAGTGCGCAAAGTAAACATGTTTACGTGCAAAACGTCTGGCGTCAGGGAATACAGGTGTTCTGA
- a CDS encoding ribose 1,5-bisphosphokinase: MGRLIYLMGASGAGKDCLLSALRAANPANIIVAHRYITRQANAGAENHVALSEQEFLLRAAQGLFALYWQAHQYRYGIGIEIDIWLQHGLDVVVNGSRAYLPEAQQRYSDQLLPLCLTVSPAILAQRLQQRGRENSEQINARLQRAQHYQQQLPVNCLQLSNDGELHHTLGQLQQLLLAPLTSKEMGDKKWN, translated from the coding sequence ATGGGGCGCTTAATCTATCTGATGGGGGCATCAGGGGCCGGAAAAGATTGTCTGCTGTCGGCGCTGCGGGCAGCCAATCCGGCAAATATTATCGTGGCACATCGTTATATCACCCGCCAGGCCAATGCCGGGGCGGAAAACCATGTTGCGCTAAGTGAACAGGAGTTTTTACTGCGGGCGGCCCAAGGATTATTCGCGCTGTACTGGCAAGCGCATCAGTATCGCTATGGGATAGGTATTGAGATTGATATCTGGCTACAACACGGGTTAGATGTGGTGGTTAATGGCTCCAGAGCTTATCTGCCAGAGGCACAACAGCGCTATTCCGACCAACTTTTGCCGCTCTGTCTGACGGTTTCTCCGGCTATTTTAGCGCAACGATTGCAACAACGTGGCCGAGAGAACAGTGAACAGATCAATGCACGATTACAACGGGCGCAACACTATCAGCAACAGCTACCGGTTAACTGTTTGCAACTGTCTAATGATGGTGAGCTGCACCACACACTGGGGCAGTTACAACAATTACTGCTAGCTCCCCTAACCAGTAAAGAAATGGGGGATAAAAAATGGAACTGA
- a CDS encoding phosphonate metabolism protein PhnP, with the protein MELTLLGTGCAQQVPVFGCDCVICAKARVQPALGRKPCSAMLRYQGETTLIDAGLPTLDQQFTAGEIQRFLLTHYHMDHVQGLFPLRWGCGNSIPIYGPPDPDGCDDLFKHPGILHFQPPMAAFQTLHFGDLRVTPVPLTHSKITFGYLLQSPSRTIAYLTDTVGLPADSALFLTSKNIDLLVLDCSHPPQTPPPRNHNDVTIALAIKDLLMPQQTLLTHASHQLDRWLLDHPLPAEVAIAHDNQTITLL; encoded by the coding sequence ATGGAACTGACACTGTTAGGCACCGGTTGCGCCCAGCAGGTGCCGGTATTTGGTTGTGACTGCGTGATTTGTGCTAAAGCCAGAGTGCAGCCCGCATTGGGCCGTAAACCTTGCAGTGCCATGCTGCGATATCAGGGGGAAACCACCTTGATTGATGCCGGATTGCCGACACTGGATCAGCAGTTTACTGCGGGGGAAATTCAGCGTTTTTTGCTTACACATTACCACATGGATCATGTTCAGGGGTTATTTCCGTTACGTTGGGGATGCGGAAATTCGATCCCGATCTACGGACCGCCGGATCCAGACGGCTGTGACGATCTGTTCAAACATCCTGGAATTCTGCATTTTCAGCCGCCGATGGCCGCATTCCAGACCCTCCATTTTGGTGACTTACGGGTCACACCGGTGCCGCTAACCCATTCCAAAATAACCTTCGGCTATTTATTGCAAAGCCCCAGCCGGACCATCGCCTATTTAACCGATACCGTCGGGCTACCCGCTGATAGTGCGCTATTTCTGACCAGCAAAAATATCGATCTGCTGGTGCTGGATTGCAGCCACCCGCCGCAGACGCCGCCGCCACGCAATCACAATGATGTAACCATCGCGTTAGCCATTAAGGATTTGCTAATGCCACAACAGACGTTGCTGACCCATGCCAGCCACCAACTTGATCGATGGTTGCTTGACCACCCATTACCGGCAGAGGTGGCAATCGCCCATGATAATCAGACGATTACCCTATTATGA
- a CDS encoding alginate lyase, translating into MTPMKTSMTPIKLYTLDLDCLIKAKAVLQQPFSPLQPALRRLLSEADILRDQPPESVTDKKLLPVSGDIHDYYSFGTYWWPNPRKPNGLPYVRRDGHTNPQSQNDDTDTQRIVRMCDRCLTLGLAYYFTGNSRYAQVAAEQIRCWFLDAKTRMNPHLNYGQAIPGIVSGRGTGLIDTRLMWMVIDTLGLISPAKLLDTEDTAVLQQWFRDFNHWMFHSEVGHSEYVWHNNHGTWYDVQRAANAMFYGDRGLVSTIIQQGITQRLAAQIAQDGKQWMELERTVPFHYSLFNLEAHLLLCRYGEHVEIDRWEWIQDGRNVQQGIDYLLPFIAEPELWPYRDLRGIDYDSALRLLLQAARGYPMDAKRYHAVLATFPVETLTSRDRLLWQN; encoded by the coding sequence ATGACGCCAATGAAAACGTCTATGACGCCAATAAAATTGTATACGCTGGATCTAGATTGCCTGATCAAGGCGAAAGCGGTATTACAGCAACCTTTTTCACCATTACAACCGGCATTACGCCGGTTATTAAGTGAAGCCGATATATTGCGTGATCAGCCACCGGAAAGTGTGACTGATAAAAAGTTATTGCCGGTCAGTGGTGATATTCACGACTATTACAGCTTTGGTACTTATTGGTGGCCAAATCCGCGCAAGCCTAATGGTTTACCCTATGTGCGCCGCGATGGGCATACCAACCCGCAGAGTCAGAATGACGATACTGATACTCAACGTATCGTACGAATGTGTGATCGCTGCCTGACACTGGGGCTGGCCTACTATTTTACCGGGAATAGCCGTTATGCACAGGTGGCCGCCGAGCAGATACGTTGCTGGTTTTTAGATGCTAAAACTCGTATGAATCCGCATCTTAATTACGGGCAGGCCATTCCTGGTATCGTTTCTGGCCGTGGTACCGGCCTGATTGATACCCGCCTGATGTGGATGGTGATTGATACTCTCGGCTTGATATCACCAGCCAAGCTGCTCGATACCGAGGATACTGCGGTGTTACAGCAATGGTTCCGTGATTTTAACCATTGGATGTTCCACAGCGAAGTGGGCCATTCAGAGTATGTCTGGCACAACAACCACGGCACCTGGTATGACGTACAGCGCGCGGCCAATGCGATGTTTTATGGCGATCGCGGGCTGGTTTCCACCATTATCCAGCAAGGTATCACCCAACGGTTGGCGGCGCAGATTGCCCAAGATGGTAAACAGTGGATGGAGCTGGAACGCACCGTGCCGTTCCATTACTCGTTGTTCAATTTGGAAGCCCATCTACTGCTATGTCGCTACGGTGAACATGTTGAAATTGATCGCTGGGAGTGGATACAGGATGGCCGCAATGTTCAGCAGGGGATTGACTATCTGCTACCGTTTATTGCTGAACCGGAGCTGTGGCCCTACCGCGATTTGCGTGGCATCGACTATGACAGTGCATTGCGGTTGTTATTACAGGCCGCCCGGGGTTACCCGATGGACGCCAAACGCTATCATGCGGTGCTTGCCACCTTCCCGGTGGAAACCCTGACATCCCGTGATCGTCTGTTGTGGCAGAATTAA
- a CDS encoding ABC transporter ATP-binding protein yields MGSVVLKNVCKSYGDTHVIRDVSLEIPDGEFCVLVGPSGCGKSTLLRMIAGLEEISGGTVGINDKDVTDVEPKMRDIAMVFQSYALYPQMTVRENMGFALKMAKMSKAEINNKVETTAELLGLQALLERLPKDLSGGQRQRVAMGRAIVRNPQVFLFDEPLSNLDAKLRTQVRGEIRELHQRLKTTSVYVTHDQIEAMTMGQMIVVLREGRIEQVGSPLDLYDRPANLFVAGFIGSPEINQLKGSVVQQGDKFLLQLEDGSLLTLPVGLQLSDGQRVVYAIRPEQVNVVDATHSASALKATITAIENTGSDMQLFCSTGGGRFTSVFKQRLAVNAGETVYLQPKLAGIHIFDAATGLRVACQAT; encoded by the coding sequence ATGGGATCGGTTGTACTTAAAAATGTCTGTAAATCTTACGGTGACACCCATGTGATCCGCGATGTATCGCTGGAAATCCCTGACGGTGAGTTCTGCGTATTAGTTGGCCCGAGTGGCTGCGGAAAATCCACCTTACTGCGTATGATTGCCGGGCTGGAAGAGATTTCCGGCGGCACGGTAGGCATTAATGATAAAGATGTCACCGACGTTGAACCTAAGATGCGCGATATCGCTATGGTGTTCCAAAGCTATGCTCTCTATCCACAGATGACGGTGCGCGAGAACATGGGTTTTGCACTGAAAATGGCCAAAATGTCCAAGGCGGAGATCAATAACAAAGTCGAAACCACGGCAGAGTTATTGGGTTTACAGGCCCTTTTGGAGCGGTTGCCGAAAGATTTGTCCGGTGGTCAGCGTCAGCGCGTCGCCATGGGGCGGGCTATCGTGCGTAACCCACAGGTATTCTTGTTTGATGAGCCATTATCGAATCTGGACGCCAAATTGCGTACTCAGGTGCGTGGTGAGATCCGCGAATTGCATCAGCGGCTGAAAACCACCTCTGTTTATGTCACCCATGATCAAATAGAAGCGATGACGATGGGGCAAATGATCGTGGTACTGCGCGAAGGGCGCATCGAGCAGGTCGGATCGCCATTGGACTTGTATGATCGTCCGGCTAACTTGTTCGTCGCGGGGTTTATTGGATCACCTGAAATCAATCAATTGAAAGGCTCCGTGGTGCAACAGGGTGATAAATTCCTGCTACAACTGGAAGATGGCTCATTGCTGACATTGCCTGTTGGCTTGCAGTTGAGCGACGGGCAGCGCGTGGTGTACGCCATTCGGCCAGAGCAGGTCAACGTGGTAGATGCGACACACAGTGCCAGTGCACTGAAAGCGACCATTACTGCGATTGAGAATACCGGCTCGGATATGCAGCTATTTTGTAGCACTGGCGGTGGCCGCTTTACCTCGGTTTTCAAACAGCGTTTGGCGGTGAATGCAGGGGAGACGGTCTATCTGCAACCTAAGCTTGCCGGTATCCACATTTTTGATGCTGCCACCGGTTTACGGGTTGCTTGTCAGGCTACATAA
- a CDS encoding carbohydrate ABC transporter permease, which translates to MKTKSWNSIGRWIIYGLLLIVFVGPYWGIIATAFSGAPVKPGELLAWPNQFSWDNFIFAWMDIGVWQYLLNSIIVVFFGTVLQVSVSALAAYALARKKFVGVSLTSLIILSTMMLPEEVIAIPLYMIINWQLPIIDSSLYNSYLGMILPVVGWAFSIFVLTEFMAAIPKELEEAARIDGASEWQIFFHVILPLVKPALGTVVTFGFIMIWDQYLLPLIVVNQDSLNTIPVILGTLRTDESITPNIFIAITLLAMLPSIIVYLGLQKHFNRGIMSGAVKG; encoded by the coding sequence ATGAAAACTAAAAGTTGGAACAGTATCGGCCGCTGGATAATTTATGGTCTGTTACTGATTGTATTTGTTGGCCCGTACTGGGGCATTATTGCTACCGCATTCAGCGGTGCGCCAGTTAAACCCGGTGAGCTGTTGGCATGGCCAAATCAGTTCTCGTGGGACAACTTTATTTTTGCCTGGATGGATATCGGCGTCTGGCAATATCTGCTGAACTCGATCATCGTGGTGTTCTTTGGCACGGTTCTACAGGTGTCAGTCAGTGCACTGGCGGCTTATGCGTTGGCGCGTAAAAAGTTTGTCGGAGTCTCTCTGACCAGCTTGATCATCCTGTCGACCATGATGCTGCCGGAAGAGGTGATCGCTATTCCGCTCTATATGATCATTAACTGGCAACTGCCAATTATCGATTCCTCGTTGTACAACAGCTATTTGGGCATGATCCTACCGGTGGTTGGCTGGGCCTTCTCAATCTTTGTTTTGACTGAGTTTATGGCTGCTATCCCAAAAGAGTTGGAAGAGGCGGCACGCATTGATGGTGCCAGCGAATGGCAAATTTTCTTCCATGTGATCCTGCCACTGGTTAAACCGGCTTTGGGTACGGTAGTTACCTTCGGATTTATCATGATTTGGGATCAATATCTGTTGCCGCTGATTGTCGTTAATCAGGACAGTTTGAATACCATTCCGGTGATCCTCGGCACGTTACGTACCGACGAGAGCATCACACCAAATATCTTTATTGCCATCACCCTATTGGCGATGCTGCCGAGCATCATCGTGTATCTGGGTCTGCAAAAACATTTCAATCGCGGGATCATGTCTGGCGCGGTTAAAGGTTAG
- a CDS encoding sugar ABC transporter permease → MITLTPRLKRNLVPWLFLAPALVIFTWFKFIPMLQGLVMSFYKVNFNQPNEWVGFDNFSRAMGDEALHSAVFNTLLYVVVTMVVAAFIAFFLAMLLEGPARHLRFIRTAIFLPAVTSAAIVAEMWRILFNPTSNGVVNHVLSWFSIEAQGFLADTDQALWTVMMLHIWKAVPYNMVIFIAGLVGISRDLYDASNVDGANWWNRLRYVTLPGMIPALSVVLMLSFIRGFRVFAEVYATTGGGPSNATEMIMTHIYKLGFEQFDYGYASAVSFLLFAFTVILTICHLTLKKRIARY, encoded by the coding sequence ATGATAACGCTAACCCCCCGACTAAAACGTAATCTGGTTCCGTGGCTGTTCCTGGCTCCGGCACTGGTCATCTTCACCTGGTTTAAATTCATTCCAATGCTGCAAGGGCTAGTGATGAGTTTTTACAAGGTTAACTTTAACCAGCCAAATGAGTGGGTCGGGTTTGACAACTTCTCCCGCGCGATGGGTGATGAAGCGCTGCACTCTGCGGTGTTCAACACCCTGTTATATGTGGTGGTCACCATGGTGGTGGCCGCTTTTATCGCCTTCTTTTTAGCCATGTTATTGGAAGGCCCGGCACGGCATCTGCGCTTTATCCGCACCGCTATTTTCCTGCCGGCGGTAACCAGTGCGGCTATCGTCGCCGAAATGTGGCGAATTCTGTTTAACCCGACCAGTAATGGTGTGGTGAACCATGTTCTGTCATGGTTCAGCATTGAAGCGCAGGGGTTTTTGGCAGATACCGATCAGGCGCTGTGGACTGTAATGATGCTGCATATCTGGAAAGCAGTGCCTTACAACATGGTTATCTTTATTGCCGGGCTGGTAGGCATTAGCCGTGATTTGTACGACGCCTCGAATGTGGATGGTGCCAACTGGTGGAATCGCCTACGTTACGTCACCTTACCGGGCATGATCCCAGCACTTTCAGTGGTACTGATGCTGTCGTTTATCCGTGGTTTTCGGGTGTTTGCCGAAGTGTATGCCACCACTGGCGGTGGTCCATCGAATGCAACGGAAATGATAATGACCCATATCTACAAGCTGGGCTTTGAGCAGTTTGATTATGGTTATGCCTCTGCGGTGTCCTTCCTGCTATTCGCGTTCACTGTGATATTGACGATTTGTCACCTCACATTGAAAAAGCGCATCGCCCGTTACTAA
- a CDS encoding sugar ABC transporter substrate-binding protein: MKTKMIMSQVKIKSLLLLTYLAMGIPSLHAAETLQVWIRASNDSKNIYKKEADTFEKKTGIKIEYFNATTDFEQRLARAAAGNALPDLIFNDAVAIGQFVQLGIVEPIEPKNIIGGEDIFDTAWKSAQYIDGKYYGVPTSAQTFALFVRKDWREKLGLEQPKNWQDISTLAKAFTFNDPDGNGKNDTYGFILPASTTRGYASWFISSYLWQAGGDFIRPTSEGKFKASLEEPAATETLSFMRGMVCDKTVQPGAINATTADAIPSFRSGQSGMFFSGPYHIALFDKDPGKEAFEVIPPPAGAKGQATLAEGTTVFLMKSSQKKEAAQKFIEFMISPEGQQIGMGMGSNNMPVVRLSINKQVDTKAVYNDPRWAMFADLYAEHGRYIPQVPNWTPIRQVTAEGFNRILANCDSDIPAELKAVNQKVNDELAKQNVLGL, from the coding sequence ATGAAGACAAAAATGATAATGTCACAAGTAAAAATAAAATCCTTGCTGTTATTAACTTATTTAGCCATGGGGATCCCTTCTCTTCACGCTGCAGAAACATTGCAAGTGTGGATCCGCGCCAGTAATGATTCCAAGAATATTTATAAAAAAGAAGCCGACACTTTTGAGAAGAAAACCGGTATCAAGATTGAATATTTCAATGCGACGACTGATTTTGAACAGCGTCTGGCACGGGCCGCAGCGGGTAATGCGCTGCCGGACCTGATTTTCAACGATGCTGTGGCTATTGGGCAGTTTGTCCAGCTTGGTATTGTCGAACCGATTGAACCGAAAAATATCATTGGCGGAGAAGATATCTTCGATACCGCCTGGAAAAGTGCCCAATATATTGATGGTAAATATTATGGGGTGCCTACTTCAGCTCAGACCTTCGCCCTGTTTGTACGTAAAGACTGGCGAGAGAAACTGGGATTAGAACAGCCTAAAAACTGGCAGGATATCAGTACATTAGCGAAGGCGTTTACTTTTAATGACCCGGACGGCAACGGTAAGAACGATACCTATGGCTTTATTCTACCGGCTTCAACCACCCGTGGTTACGCCAGTTGGTTTATCAGTTCTTATCTTTGGCAGGCCGGCGGTGATTTTATTCGCCCAACCAGTGAAGGTAAATTTAAAGCATCGTTAGAAGAGCCAGCAGCGACTGAAACGCTGAGTTTCATGCGTGGCATGGTATGTGACAAAACGGTACAGCCGGGGGCTATCAATGCCACTACCGCAGATGCCATTCCATCATTCCGTTCCGGTCAAAGCGGCATGTTCTTCTCCGGCCCATATCACATTGCTTTGTTTGATAAAGATCCCGGTAAAGAGGCTTTTGAAGTGATCCCACCGCCGGCCGGAGCAAAAGGGCAGGCAACACTGGCTGAAGGCACCACCGTATTTTTGATGAAAAGCAGTCAGAAAAAAGAAGCCGCTCAGAAATTCATAGAATTCATGATCTCACCTGAAGGGCAACAAATCGGCATGGGAATGGGCAGCAACAATATGCCGGTCGTGCGCTTGTCGATTAATAAGCAAGTTGATACTAAAGCGGTTTATAACGATCCGCGCTGGGCAATGTTTGCTGACTTATATGCCGAACATGGCCGCTATATCCCACAAGTGCCTAACTGGACGCCTATTCGTCAGGTCACTGCTGAAGGTTTCAACCGCATCTTAGCCAACTGTGACAGTGATATCCCTGCTGAATTAAAAGCCGTGAATCAGAAAGTGAACGATGAATTGGCTAAACAGAATGTCTTAGGGCTGTGA
- a CDS encoding alginate lyase — protein MKISGNKNLLLAMLLGSSPFIYAAESYPLLLKMDDINYSIAQVKQNNPLYEKSYKNLIDKADKALKKPLYSVMDKSLSAASGDKHDYYSFPPYWWPDPSKKDGMPYLRKDGETNPDANSDATDKKRMNSLSEDVYYLALAYSFTGKPEYAEKARDQLANWFVNPNTRMNPNLQYAQAIPGINEGRGIGLIDSRALVDVIDAVELIRPANVLNDTDYQAIKLWYKDFYQWMTTSQNGFEEDNWHNNHGTYFDMQAASFALFSDQKAAAQKRLEITQLRRIPSHFDMQGRQNAELERTRPWHYSNFHLEAYNKLGRLGEVADKDIWNFSLDEHSLKKGYQYVAGFINSDQAWPYKDLDGLQDKKALINMITAARAYPADGEFQQKAQYLIAKYPDAVEILLYPITQPLIAQK, from the coding sequence ATGAAAATTTCAGGTAATAAAAACCTATTACTGGCTATGCTTTTGGGGTCTTCCCCTTTTATTTATGCTGCGGAAAGCTACCCATTACTATTAAAAATGGATGATATAAACTACAGCATCGCTCAGGTTAAACAAAACAATCCGTTATATGAAAAATCGTATAAGAATCTGATAGATAAGGCAGATAAAGCACTAAAAAAACCACTGTACTCCGTTATGGATAAAAGTCTGTCGGCCGCCAGTGGCGATAAACACGACTATTACAGCTTCCCGCCTTATTGGTGGCCAGACCCAAGCAAGAAAGACGGCATGCCTTATTTGCGTAAAGACGGCGAAACAAATCCAGACGCCAATAGTGACGCCACCGATAAAAAACGCATGAACAGCCTAAGCGAAGATGTCTATTATTTGGCATTGGCTTATAGCTTTACCGGTAAGCCCGAGTACGCCGAGAAAGCACGGGATCAATTGGCTAACTGGTTTGTCAATCCAAACACCCGAATGAACCCGAATCTACAATATGCCCAAGCCATTCCGGGTATCAATGAAGGGCGCGGGATTGGTTTGATCGATAGCCGGGCACTGGTCGATGTGATTGATGCTGTCGAATTGATAAGACCAGCCAATGTACTTAATGATACCGACTATCAAGCAATCAAACTTTGGTATAAAGACTTTTACCAATGGATGACTACCAGCCAGAACGGTTTCGAAGAAGACAATTGGCATAATAATCACGGCACCTATTTTGATATGCAGGCCGCCTCCTTTGCTCTATTTAGCGACCAAAAAGCCGCCGCTCAAAAGCGCCTGGAGATAACTCAACTCCGTCGAATCCCCTCGCATTTTGATATGCAGGGCCGACAAAATGCCGAGTTGGAACGTACTCGTCCTTGGCATTACAGTAATTTTCATTTAGAAGCCTACAACAAGCTAGGCCGGTTGGGTGAGGTTGCAGACAAAGATATCTGGAACTTTTCTCTGGACGAGCACAGCCTGAAAAAAGGCTATCAATATGTGGCAGGTTTTATCAATAGCGACCAAGCCTGGCCGTATAAAGACTTGGATGGCCTACAAGATAAGAAAGCCTTGATCAATATGATAACCGCCGCCCGAGCTTACCCTGCTGACGGTGAGTTCCAGCAGAAAGCACAATATCTGATAGCAAAATACCCAGATGCCGTCGAAATCCTGCTTTATCCGATCACACAACCCCTGATCGCGCAAAAATAA